The genomic DNA AACTCGTCGTGGGCAAAGGGCCCGTGCGAACGGGCGTTACCGCCATTGTCCCGCACGGTGAGGATATCTATCGAAATAATGTATTCGCCGCAGCCGAATCCCTCAATGGCAATGGTGAAATGACGGGTATGGCCTGGATTAACGAACGCGGGCAACTCGAAGTGCCCATTGTACTTACGAATACGTTATCTGTGGGGGAAGGCTATAGCGGCGTAGTCGCATACATGCTCAAACAAGGCGCTGGCCGGGTTCCCCTACCCGTAGTCGCCGAATGTTACGACGGCGGTCTCAATGACATTGCCGGACGACACGTCACAGTCGATCACGTTGTCGAAGCCATTGAAATCGCCACAGGCGGCGCGGTATCCGAAGGCTCGGTTGGCGCGGGCACGGGCATGCGCTCGTATGGATTCAAAGCGGGCATCGGCACAGCCTCGCGCGTTGTACCAGATGGACATACCGTAGGCGTGCTCGTCAATGCCAACTGTGGGCGCAGGCGGGAACTCCTCATTGCCGGTGTTCCCGCAGGACGCGAATTGCCCGTTCAGGCTTCCCCAACGCGCGATGGCTCAATCATCGTGGTCATAGCCACCGACGCGCCCCTGGTGCCACATCAATTGCGCCGCCTGTGCAAACGCGCCGCCATAGGCATTGGTCGCACGGGCACGGTTTCCCGCACCAGTAGCGGAGATTTCGCCATTGCCTTTTCAACCGCCTATCGCCTACCTCGCACCCGCGCTGACCGCGATACAATTACCACACTACGCGATGGTCGGCTAAACGCCATCTTCCAGGCCACCATTGAAGCTACCGAAGAAGCCATTGTCAACGCCATGTGCGTGGCAGGACCGATGACGGGCCGAGACAACCGCACAATGCCCGCGTTACCGCATGATAAATTGGTCAAGGTGCTTAAAAAATATGGTCGGATGAATCAACACAACGATATGCAACAGCGGTAGTAGTTCAGGCTAATATCTGACCGCTTATCCTGAACATCCTTTCATCCTGAAAATCCTGATCCGAGGTGCTCTATGTCTCAAATACCCATCATCACTGCCCTTTGCGCCTATGTTTTCCTCACCCTATTGGTTGGCGTCTATGCCGGCAGGCGC from Gemmatimonadota bacterium includes the following:
- a CDS encoding P1 family peptidase; this translates as MITKTLFCLLSLLLAMPSYAQRPRARDLGIQIGTLPTGTYNAITDVEGILVGHVTLIEGSGELVVGKGPVRTGVTAIVPHGEDIYRNNVFAAAESLNGNGEMTGMAWINERGQLEVPIVLTNTLSVGEGYSGVVAYMLKQGAGRVPLPVVAECYDGGLNDIAGRHVTVDHVVEAIEIATGGAVSEGSVGAGTGMRSYGFKAGIGTASRVVPDGHTVGVLVNANCGRRRELLIAGVPAGRELPVQASPTRDGSIIVVIATDAPLVPHQLRRLCKRAAIGIGRTGTVSRTSSGDFAIAFSTAYRLPRTRADRDTITTLRDGRLNAIFQATIEATEEAIVNAMCVAGPMTGRDNRTMPALPHDKLVKVLKKYGRMNQHNDMQQR